A portion of the Cellulophaga algicola DSM 14237 genome contains these proteins:
- a CDS encoding PorP/SprF family type IX secretion system membrane protein, with protein sequence MLKKYIIYLFLFITALTKVSAQDENPYITYDVPSQNLLKFNRFLLNPTFSTVREDKSYINLLHRNQSATFNDNNQTYFLSYSGRMSDRTGLGLSLYSQQSGAISNYGILANYAYGIKLSDKSNFTFGANFSYYRSGYDSSRGNTVDPDDPLLSGLQNSNLISFQPGFNLSYGRFDFGVFAENLFDYNIKTNESVTEFGDKTYSGHLQYTYPFDSGDGVLEGARLMPLLRVKKGGEKYEVAGKDFILGGSLILDLPKLGWAQAGYDSYYGAAAGIGFNLNKRISIGYTMEKGLSNTFNDFGLTHEISFAYSITPNLTEDRVLLEDSDELVDVDDLTKDTEALTSRDEEIEKLKAALSENNEIVAELMFRQDSIEGSRNSDLERRFDLVMRMVRKETNGENPALEEKAKQLYLLNNLKDRDATQVASNNTDTETDPTLRTDGTEKYNNPNGILNPSQGKDADALVQNIKNSTDTNNPGSTTGTTETTEATGTSTTTRANGSNTATAPSATNTTGTTKGTIKTPKQTQTTDAIAKTDYIKTPKTSTAPSEQTKDAFTEIAKKNNIKSRKFRNLEGVNDGFYVVANVYKSEHYMNKFIEDLKAKGINADYFENKKNGLKYVYLIHEDSWDNALSSYRYEKEANYKGDLWIMNVDNTNYTDTAYATNSTRLKEKSAKYNAVNLRKNVIEKDNVAATGSPSYKNFNLNGVDGGYYIIANVFASPKNANNFVKLLNSKGLNASYFINPENNYRYVYLKKHGSWNNALMSYYSKINNAYDQKMWIMKVSAGLLT encoded by the coding sequence ATGCTTAAAAAATATATCATATACCTGTTTCTGTTCATCACAGCGCTTACCAAGGTAAGCGCTCAGGATGAGAATCCATACATCACTTATGATGTGCCTTCTCAAAACCTTTTGAAATTTAATAGATTCTTACTGAATCCAACTTTTTCAACTGTTAGGGAAGACAAGTCGTATATTAATTTATTACACAGAAATCAATCTGCGACTTTCAACGATAATAACCAAACTTATTTCTTAAGTTATAGTGGTCGTATGAGTGATAGAACTGGTTTAGGTTTAAGCTTATATTCACAACAATCTGGTGCCATATCTAACTACGGTATCTTAGCAAATTACGCTTATGGAATTAAACTAAGTGACAAGAGTAACTTTACATTTGGTGCTAACTTCTCCTATTATAGAAGTGGTTATGACAGTAGTAGAGGAAATACTGTAGATCCCGATGATCCATTATTAAGTGGCTTACAGAACAGTAATTTAATATCTTTTCAGCCTGGTTTTAACCTTTCTTATGGTAGATTTGACTTTGGAGTATTTGCAGAAAACTTATTTGATTATAATATAAAAACTAATGAATCTGTTACTGAGTTTGGTGACAAGACCTATTCTGGTCATCTACAATACACCTATCCTTTTGATTCTGGAGATGGCGTATTAGAAGGTGCACGCTTAATGCCTTTATTACGAGTAAAAAAAGGTGGAGAAAAATATGAGGTTGCCGGAAAAGATTTTATTCTTGGAGGGAGTCTAATATTAGATTTACCAAAACTAGGATGGGCTCAAGCAGGTTATGATAGCTACTATGGTGCGGCTGCAGGTATTGGTTTTAACCTAAACAAACGTATCTCTATTGGGTATACTATGGAGAAAGGGCTATCAAATACATTCAATGATTTTGGCCTTACTCATGAAATATCATTTGCCTATTCTATAACGCCTAATCTTACAGAAGACCGCGTGCTTTTAGAAGATTCTGATGAATTAGTAGATGTAGACGATTTAACAAAAGATACAGAAGCATTAACTTCTAGAGATGAAGAAATAGAAAAATTAAAAGCAGCACTTTCTGAAAACAATGAAATTGTAGCAGAGCTAATGTTCCGTCAAGATTCTATTGAAGGTAGTAGAAATAGTGATTTAGAGCGCCGTTTTGATTTGGTGATGCGTATGGTACGCAAAGAAACTAATGGAGAAAACCCTGCCTTAGAAGAAAAAGCAAAACAATTATACTTATTAAATAACCTAAAAGATCGAGACGCTACGCAAGTAGCATCAAATAATACGGATACCGAAACCGATCCTACCCTACGAACCGATGGTACAGAAAAGTACAATAATCCAAATGGTATACTTAATCCTTCTCAAGGAAAAGATGCAGATGCCTTAGTGCAAAACATCAAAAATTCTACTGATACAAATAATCCTGGTTCAACAACTGGAACCACAGAAACAACAGAAGCAACTGGAACAAGTACAACTACCCGTGCAAACGGAAGCAACACGGCAACAGCTCCTTCAGCTACAAATACTACGGGTACAACAAAGGGAACTATAAAAACACCTAAGCAAACACAAACTACAGATGCTATTGCTAAAACAGATTATATAAAGACTCCTAAAACAAGTACAGCACCATCTGAGCAAACAAAAGATGCATTTACAGAAATTGCTAAAAAGAATAATATAAAGAGTAGAAAATTTAGAAACCTAGAAGGTGTAAATGATGGTTTTTATGTGGTTGCTAATGTTTATAAAAGTGAACATTACATGAACAAATTTATTGAAGATTTAAAAGCTAAAGGGATTAACGCAGACTATTTTGAAAACAAGAAAAATGGTTTAAAATATGTATACCTAATCCATGAAGATTCTTGGGACAATGCGCTGAGTTCTTATCGATATGAAAAAGAAGCTAATTATAAGGGCGACTTATGGATTATGAATGTAGATAATACCAATTACACAGACACTGCATATGCTACTAACTCTACTAGATTAAAAGAAAAATCAGCTAAATATAATGCCGTTAATTTAAGGAAGAATGTAATAGAAAAAGATAATGTTGCAGCTACAGGAAGTCCTTCTTATAAAAACTTTAATCTAAATGGGGTAGATGGTGGATACTATATTATAGCCAACGTATTTGCGAGTCCAAAAAATGCAAATAATTTTGTAAAACTATTAAATTCTAAAGGATTAAATGCTAGTTACTTTATCAACCCAGAAAATAATTACCGCTACGTATATCTTAAAAAACATGGCTCTTGGAATAATGCATTAATGTCTTATTATTCAAAAATAAATAATGCATACGATCAAAAAATGTGGATTATGAAAGTAAGCGCAGGATTGCTCACATAA
- a CDS encoding T9SS type B sorting domain-containing protein produces MNRPTTLSKKAFFFFTLLMCSIGLMAQTLNKPTAIQNPNFGTGGSAWTAVCASSIFNEYYVNFKWSASPSVLSDNTFVLELSDATGSFSSPTTLTTVTDKNSTTDFDIRFVIPLTLRGTGYKLRVKSTSPELYSPASQAYNMYYVDYKSPVQITENGSGSIGDGTISICDGNTAVIAVDNVPNAETYKYIWRKSSTILSETGPTLTVSESGMYNVELDYGAICSGSAGTLSNSITVETGASLGVTINTPTKTSFCEGETATALEATIADSDIFYTWYKDGTVVQAKTLGNYTYAFDTNSPDFDGDYTVKVEADGICSETTPALTISKTGAFTVTENTPLEMVILPGESKTLSVTSTAVSPTYQWYKNSTAISGATTNTITISEEAAYYVTVSQGGACASSLNSNKINVVAPTSFEIIANYTSTYTDCENSEIVLDITTINAVAANGTKTDVTSDLKASMSYQWKKDGTAISGATSSSISLTDIAENGSYQIDATIETFTPSSNTLPVVLRSNEIITIEASSLVACNSTDFITISSPTDLTGATFGWAKNGTIIDTSSLDLNTTEAGTYRLMVTRNGCAIPSNEVTISPLDESLITLDSALNIVFPEGGSKTVTASGGTAYEWRDSNNISISNSASITLNTEGTYTLIAYIESCVILKEVNVTYKDTFKIPNVITVNGDGINDLWFIPNSYAYQADVNVIIYNDKGEEMYNVFEYQNNWPESSTSFTSQNMVFYYKIKKGSDTIKQGTITVIK; encoded by the coding sequence ATGAACAGACCTACTACACTCTCAAAAAAAGCGTTCTTTTTCTTCACATTATTAATGTGCAGTATAGGACTAATGGCTCAAACATTAAACAAACCTACCGCAATTCAAAATCCAAATTTTGGAACTGGCGGCAGCGCATGGACAGCAGTATGTGCATCATCTATTTTTAATGAATATTATGTAAATTTTAAATGGAGTGCATCACCTAGCGTATTAAGTGATAACACTTTTGTTTTGGAATTATCAGATGCTACAGGAAGTTTTTCTTCGCCTACTACATTAACAACGGTAACAGACAAAAACAGTACAACAGATTTTGACATACGTTTTGTAATCCCGCTTACGTTGAGAGGCACTGGATACAAATTAAGAGTAAAAAGTACAAGTCCAGAACTATACAGTCCGGCTTCTCAGGCTTACAACATGTACTATGTTGATTACAAAAGTCCTGTTCAAATTACTGAAAATGGAAGCGGAAGTATAGGCGATGGAACAATCTCTATTTGTGATGGTAATACTGCTGTTATTGCTGTAGATAATGTACCAAACGCTGAAACCTATAAATATATTTGGAGAAAAAGCTCAACCATACTTTCTGAAACTGGACCTACATTGACCGTTTCTGAAAGTGGCATGTATAATGTGGAATTAGATTATGGTGCCATTTGTTCTGGATCTGCGGGAACACTATCAAATTCAATTACCGTAGAAACAGGCGCATCCCTAGGAGTAACTATCAATACACCAACAAAAACATCTTTTTGTGAAGGCGAAACAGCTACCGCACTTGAAGCAACAATAGCAGATTCTGACATATTCTATACTTGGTATAAAGATGGAACTGTAGTACAAGCAAAAACATTAGGAAACTATACTTATGCATTTGATACCAATAGTCCTGATTTTGATGGTGATTATACCGTAAAAGTAGAAGCAGACGGTATTTGCTCTGAAACTACTCCTGCATTAACCATCTCTAAAACAGGAGCATTTACTGTAACAGAAAATACACCATTAGAAATGGTAATATTACCTGGAGAATCAAAAACACTAAGTGTAACATCAACAGCTGTATCACCAACATATCAATGGTATAAAAATAGCACAGCAATTAGCGGTGCTACCACAAATACGATAACAATTTCAGAAGAGGCAGCATATTATGTTACTGTTTCACAAGGTGGGGCGTGTGCATCATCTCTTAACTCTAATAAGATTAATGTAGTTGCTCCAACTTCATTCGAAATAATTGCAAATTATACCAGTACGTATACTGATTGTGAAAATAGCGAAATAGTACTTGATATAACCACTATAAATGCTGTTGCAGCCAATGGCACCAAAACAGATGTTACAAGTGATTTAAAAGCTTCTATGAGCTATCAGTGGAAGAAAGATGGCACAGCTATTAGTGGTGCAACTTCTTCTAGCATAAGCCTAACGGATATCGCAGAAAATGGATCGTATCAAATAGATGCAACTATTGAAACCTTTACCCCTAGTTCTAACACCTTACCAGTAGTCCTAAGAAGTAATGAGATTATTACTATTGAAGCAAGTAGTTTAGTTGCTTGTAATAGTACAGACTTTATAACGATAAGTTCTCCTACAGATTTAACTGGAGCTACTTTTGGGTGGGCTAAAAATGGAACCATTATAGATACTTCTTCTCTTGATTTAAATACAACAGAAGCAGGTACCTACCGTTTAATGGTTACAAGAAATGGATGTGCTATACCATCAAACGAAGTTACAATTAGTCCTTTAGACGAATCGTTAATCACTTTAGATAGCGCCCTTAATATTGTATTCCCAGAAGGAGGTTCTAAAACCGTAACAGCAAGCGGAGGAACAGCTTATGAATGGAGAGATAGCAATAACATTAGCATAAGCAACAGCGCTTCTATAACATTAAATACAGAAGGTACGTATACCTTAATAGCCTACATAGAAAGCTGTGTTATCCTAAAAGAAGTAAATGTTACTTACAAAGACACATTTAAAATACCGAACGTTATAACAGTAAATGGAGATGGCATAAATGACTTATGGTTTATACCTAATAGTTATGCATACCAAGCCGATGTTAATGTGATCATATACAATGATAAAGGAGAAGAAATGTACAATGTTTTCGAATACCAAAACAACTGGCCAGAGTCTTCTACAAGCTTCACATCACAAAATATGGTCTTCTATTATAAGATTAAAAAGGGTTCCGACACAATAAAACAAGGTACTATTACCGTTATCAAGTAA
- a CDS encoding glutamine--tRNA ligase/YqeY domain fusion protein: protein MSDDTKSLNFIEHIIEDDLANGFSKNKLRFRFPPEPNGYLHIGHASSICLNFGLGLRYDAPVNLRFDDTNPAKEEQEYVDAIKKDVEWLGFNWAEEVYASDYFQQLYDWAVTFIKDGKAYVDSQTAAQIAEQKGTPTEHGVHSPFRDRSIEENLSLFEAMKAGTYIEGEHVLRAKIDMTSSNMLMRDPIMYRILHKAHHRTNTDWCIYPMYDWTHGESDYLEQVSHSFCTLEFAMHRELYDWFLDQVVASDKVRPKQREFARRNFSHTVVSKRKLLQLVEEKRVTGWDDPRMPTISGLRRKGYTAEAIRNFSNTIGIAKRENVVDVSLLEFSIREHLNRVAPRVMAVLDPLKVVITNYPEDQEEWLEAENNQEDESAGYRTVPFSRELYIEKEDFREEANKKFFRLKLGNEVRLKNGYIIKAESCTKDTDGNITEVQCTYDPKSRSGSGTEESLRKVKGTLHWVSIKHAVPAEVRLYDRLFTDETPDQHKDKDFMEFINPDSLTVITGYLEPSLKTARPEDFFQFQRLGYFNVDKDSSTEKLVFNKTVGLRDTWAKMQQK from the coding sequence ATGAGCGATGATACAAAGTCTCTGAATTTTATAGAGCATATTATTGAGGATGATTTAGCCAATGGTTTTTCTAAAAACAAGCTTAGATTCCGTTTCCCACCAGAGCCTAATGGGTATCTACACATAGGCCATGCAAGCTCTATTTGTTTAAACTTTGGATTAGGACTACGTTATGATGCTCCTGTAAACCTTAGGTTTGATGATACAAACCCAGCAAAAGAGGAACAAGAATATGTAGATGCGATAAAGAAAGATGTAGAATGGTTAGGCTTTAATTGGGCAGAAGAAGTTTATGCGTCCGATTATTTTCAACAATTATATGACTGGGCGGTTACATTTATTAAAGACGGCAAGGCTTATGTAGACAGTCAAACTGCTGCTCAGATCGCAGAACAAAAAGGTACACCTACTGAACATGGTGTACATAGCCCTTTTCGTGATCGATCAATAGAAGAGAACCTTTCTCTTTTTGAGGCTATGAAAGCAGGTACTTATATAGAAGGAGAGCATGTATTAAGAGCTAAAATAGACATGACCTCTAGCAACATGCTTATGCGAGATCCTATTATGTACCGTATACTTCATAAGGCTCATCACAGAACAAATACCGATTGGTGTATTTATCCAATGTATGATTGGACCCATGGTGAAAGCGATTATTTAGAACAAGTTTCGCACTCTTTTTGTACCCTAGAATTTGCAATGCACAGAGAGCTTTATGACTGGTTTTTAGATCAAGTTGTTGCGTCAGATAAGGTACGTCCTAAACAGCGAGAATTTGCTAGAAGAAATTTTAGTCATACGGTTGTTAGTAAGCGTAAACTTTTACAATTGGTTGAAGAAAAGAGGGTTACTGGATGGGATGATCCTAGAATGCCTACTATTTCTGGTCTTCGTAGAAAAGGATATACGGCTGAAGCTATTCGTAATTTTTCTAATACTATAGGTATAGCTAAAAGAGAAAATGTAGTAGATGTTAGTCTTTTAGAATTCTCAATAAGAGAACATTTAAACAGGGTTGCACCTAGGGTTATGGCTGTTTTAGACCCTTTAAAAGTAGTGATTACTAATTACCCAGAGGATCAAGAAGAGTGGTTAGAAGCAGAAAATAACCAAGAAGATGAGAGTGCAGGATACCGAACGGTACCTTTTTCTAGAGAATTGTATATTGAAAAAGAAGATTTTAGAGAAGAAGCAAATAAAAAGTTTTTTCGTTTGAAATTGGGGAATGAAGTTCGTTTAAAGAATGGATATATAATTAAGGCTGAGTCGTGTACAAAAGATACCGATGGGAATATTACCGAAGTACAGTGTACCTATGATCCAAAGAGTAGGAGTGGTAGTGGTACAGAAGAAAGTCTTCGTAAAGTAAAAGGTACATTACATTGGGTTTCTATAAAACATGCAGTTCCTGCAGAAGTTCGTTTATATGATCGTCTTTTTACAGATGAAACGCCTGATCAGCATAAAGACAAAGATTTTATGGAATTTATAAACCCAGATTCTTTGACGGTAATTACCGGATATTTAGAACCAAGTTTAAAAACGGCGCGACCAGAAGATTTTTTCCAGTTCCAACGTTTAGGATATTTTAATGTAGACAAGGATTCTTCTACAGAGAAATTAGTTTTTAATAAAACGGTTGGTCTAAGAGATACTTGGGCAAAAATGCAACAGAAATAA
- a CDS encoding SPFH domain-containing protein, giving the protein MSYLLIPLLFIGAVILFSSFFTVKQQTAAIIERFGKFHSVRTSGLQMKLPLVDKIVARVGLKIQQLDVIIETKTLDDVFVKLKVSVQYVVLREQVYDAFYQLEYPHEQITSFVFDVVRAEVPKMKLDDVFVKKDDIAIAVKGELQQYMSVYGFDIIKTLVTDIDPDSQVKQAMNRINASEREKIAAQFEGDAARILIVEKAKAEAESKRLQGMGIADQRREIARGLEESVEVLNRVGINSQEASALIVVTQHYDTLQSLGEETNSNLILLPNSPQAGSDMLNNMVASFTASNMIGETMKQQKKEIADKKKNDN; this is encoded by the coding sequence ATGAGCTACTTATTAATACCCCTATTATTTATTGGTGCGGTAATTTTATTTTCATCATTTTTTACGGTGAAACAACAAACAGCTGCTATAATTGAACGATTTGGAAAGTTCCATAGCGTGAGAACTTCAGGTTTACAAATGAAATTACCTCTAGTTGATAAAATTGTTGCCCGAGTTGGTCTAAAAATTCAACAATTAGATGTTATTATTGAGACCAAAACTCTTGATGATGTATTCGTAAAGTTAAAAGTATCCGTACAATATGTTGTATTACGTGAACAAGTCTATGATGCTTTCTATCAATTAGAATATCCGCATGAACAAATTACCTCTTTTGTATTTGATGTAGTAAGAGCGGAAGTTCCGAAGATGAAATTAGATGATGTTTTCGTTAAAAAAGATGATATTGCCATTGCAGTAAAAGGTGAATTACAACAATATATGTCGGTTTATGGTTTTGATATCATTAAAACTTTAGTGACAGATATTGATCCAGATTCACAGGTTAAACAAGCAATGAACCGTATTAATGCTTCTGAAAGAGAGAAGATTGCAGCACAATTTGAAGGAGACGCAGCACGTATTTTAATTGTTGAGAAAGCAAAAGCCGAAGCTGAATCTAAAAGATTGCAAGGTATGGGTATAGCAGATCAACGTAGAGAAATTGCTAGAGGTTTAGAAGAATCTGTAGAAGTTTTAAATAGAGTTGGAATTAATTCTCAAGAAGCTTCTGCCCTAATTGTGGTTACACAACATTATGATACGTTACAATCTTTAGGTGAAGAAACGAATAGTAATTTAATTTTATTACCAAATTCTCCGCAAGCAGGAAGTGATATGTTAAATAATATGGTTGCTTCATTCACGGCTAGTAATATGATTGGTGAAACTATGAAACAGCAAAAAAAGGAAATTGCTGATAAGAAGAAAAATGATAATTAA
- the gltX gene encoding glutamate--tRNA ligase, which produces MSTKVRVRFAPSPTGALHIGGVRTALFNYLFAKKHNGEFILRIEDTDQNRYVEGAEQYIIDALNWCNIPFDEGPGKEGKFGPYRQSERKHLYKEYVNVLLEKGKAYYAFDSSESLDNHRKEHEEQGKTFIYNWHNRLKLDNSLSLMPQEVTKKIENGEEYVVRFLTAPDQQIKLNDTIRGNMTIDSNVLDDKVLYKSDGMPTYHLANIVDDHLMEITHVIRGEEWLPSLALHKQLYDAFEWQAPEFAHLPLIMKPVGKGKLSKRDGEKLGFPVFPLNWNESKGYKEEGYFPETVVNFLAMLGWNPGTEQEIFSLEELTNLFSLERVNKSGARFDPDKTKWYNQQYLQQKSDIELAELYLPILQEKGIKAPLTKVEKVVSLIKERAVFVADFWELSDYMFVSPTSYDEKASKKQWKEDTSSIMTAVHDVLAAIEDFSSEQTEEIVKTWIGEKELSFGKVMPPLRLIIVGEMKGPHLFDILEFIGKEESLQRIKTAIDQLK; this is translated from the coding sequence ATGAGTACTAAAGTTCGCGTTAGATTTGCTCCTAGCCCAACAGGAGCCCTACATATTGGTGGTGTAAGAACAGCACTATTTAATTACCTTTTTGCTAAGAAACACAATGGTGAATTTATTTTAAGGATTGAAGATACCGATCAAAATAGATATGTAGAAGGTGCAGAACAATATATTATAGATGCCTTAAACTGGTGTAATATACCCTTTGATGAAGGCCCAGGAAAAGAAGGTAAATTTGGACCCTACAGACAAAGCGAAAGAAAGCACCTTTATAAAGAATATGTAAACGTTCTTCTAGAAAAAGGGAAAGCATATTACGCTTTTGACAGCTCAGAAAGCTTAGATAATCACAGAAAAGAACACGAAGAACAAGGAAAAACGTTTATATATAACTGGCATAATAGGTTAAAATTAGACAATTCTCTTTCTTTAATGCCTCAAGAAGTAACTAAGAAAATTGAAAATGGCGAGGAGTATGTGGTACGCTTTCTTACAGCACCAGACCAACAAATAAAATTAAACGATACTATTAGAGGAAACATGACTATTGACTCTAATGTACTAGATGACAAAGTATTATATAAAAGTGATGGAATGCCAACGTACCATTTAGCAAATATTGTTGATGATCATTTAATGGAGATTACTCATGTTATACGCGGAGAGGAATGGTTACCTTCTTTAGCACTGCATAAACAATTATACGATGCTTTTGAATGGCAAGCACCTGAGTTTGCACATTTACCCTTGATTATGAAGCCTGTTGGGAAAGGTAAATTAAGCAAACGCGATGGAGAAAAATTAGGCTTCCCTGTTTTTCCTTTAAATTGGAATGAATCTAAAGGATATAAAGAAGAAGGATATTTTCCTGAAACTGTAGTAAATTTCCTTGCCATGTTAGGATGGAATCCTGGAACAGAACAGGAAATATTTTCATTAGAAGAACTTACAAACTTGTTTAGTTTAGAACGGGTAAATAAATCGGGAGCTAGATTCGATCCTGATAAAACCAAATGGTATAATCAACAATACTTACAGCAAAAATCGGATATTGAACTAGCGGAATTATACCTTCCAATACTTCAAGAAAAAGGGATAAAAGCGCCTTTAACTAAAGTAGAAAAAGTAGTTTCCCTAATAAAAGAAAGAGCTGTTTTTGTGGCAGATTTTTGGGAGCTATCTGATTATATGTTTGTTAGTCCTACTTCATATGATGAAAAAGCTAGTAAAAAACAATGGAAAGAAGATACTTCCAGTATCATGACAGCCGTACATGACGTACTAGCCGCTATAGAAGACTTTTCATCAGAACAAACAGAAGAAATTGTTAAGACATGGATTGGAGAAAAAGAATTATCTTTTGGAAAAGTAATGCCCCCATTAAGACTCATCATTGTAGGTGAAATGAAGGGCCCTCACCTATTTGATATCCTAGAATTTATTGGGAAAGAGGAAAGCTTACAGAGAATAAAAACTGCAATTGATCAATTAAAATAA